The window CGAGAGATTCAAGTTTGGCTCGGATGGGAGAACCCGCTGGTGATTCCCTGCCCCAAATGGAATACCAAAAAGTCTGTGTCCGCAACGAGGTCGCGATACTGAGCTCAATCGAGAGGCTACAGAGAACTCTTCTGGATATATTTGCATCAGCATCCACGTACCTGGCGCAAAACCACAGGGTCAATTCAGACATCCATAAGAGAAAGCAAGGGATAACCTTAAGGACTAGAGTGCCTCTCAACCCCGTTGAACTACCGCAGTGTCAGTGGCTCGCAACGAGGTCGAGATGCTGAGCTCAATCGAGAGCCTACAGAGAACTCTCTGGATATATTTGCATCAGCACCCACGTACCTGGCGCAAAGCGACAAAACAGCTGTTCGATAGTTAAACGGTATATCGGAGAGTCACTTCTCAGATCCAACAAGTTAGAATCTTTTAAGTAATTTGAGTCAGGTGTCAATTTACCCGAAGTCAAATGGTTGTCTAAATGAATTCAGAATTCAAGAAGTCAGCGCCAAAGTAATGGCAAATGTCTCTTTATATACCTTTTGattctcctcccattccctcaGAGCAGAGAGGGTGATGACATATCTTACAACAGGAAATACTTTTCTTACAGTGCATATATGGGCCTCTGGTTATGACAGAGCCTATTACTCTAGCAACAATGAGGAAATACTTTTCTTACAGTGCGCATATGGGCCTCTGTTTATGACAGAGCCTATTACTCTATCAGCAATGTCTATCAGCTGTTCCCATTCAGGGGTGTCATTTGAGGCAGAGGGTGATTCTTCCTGACACCAGTCAGGTTCAATAGTTAATGTTTTAACTACTTTATTACTTAGCTCTGTGTGTATATTAATGTTTTAACTACTTTATTACTTAGCTCTGTGTGTATATTAATGTTTTAACTACTTTATTACTTAGCTCTGTGTGTATATTTGCACTGTTGAGGAAAGTTTGCAAGTAAGTATCCCGTGTGacgaaaaaaatatttgattatAACAGCTATCGTAGTCAGTAAAACGGTGACCGATTTGATTTGACCAGCACTATCTAGCCATCACTGACATTGAAATGAAGTTGCTCAATGTGAAGATACAATATAGATCAACGAAGCAACTCTGTGTGATTTCTCTTTACAATGAAAGGGGGTGCACCGTTcctggaggtactgcaataccaggtcgatgcgtggagtggacggagcaagcccctattccatctccctattccaaaaatcaatttaatatatGGTCCCCAGataggggacgtatcagatattaaactgataagaacagattttttcttttggaaaagttttattgatacatttcctttaaaaacagctcatacattttttacatcattgATACACATAAAAACGGCAACAAAGCATAAAACACAGCATTTGAAAGTTACATTTAAATTTGTTAAAAAGTACATGTTGTTAAAACCAATGAAAACAACCATGGATAAAAGTACTTTCCTTGTAAAAAACATCAAATCTGtaaaagccatttaaaatgtgTACTAATGATCTaacaaaggtaaaacatttttaagacaTGAAAAACCATGTTAAAAAGTCACTTTGTTAAAAGGCTGTCTTCAGTCCCTTGTACAGGAGGGGGGTGAGTCTTTATCAAGCTCACCTCATCCTGCTCTTCTGAATAGATCATCGTCCCGTCCTTCGGGGCCCAGAGGAGATCCCTCCCCTAGGCGCATCGCCCTAGGCGCCGCAGCGCTGTCAGGCCGTGGCCGCCGGGACCTAGGGTGTTGTGGGGGACCCTTCGCCTGGGGTCGAGGCCCCCTTCCTTCCGTACCACCCCAGGGCTTCCGTGGCTACCATGGCCACTGCCTGGGGGGTGGTCTCTACGTTTTTCGCTACCAGCAGGTTACGGGAGGACCACAGTGCTTCCTTCAGGCACGTGAGGGTGGGCCAGAGCTTGGTGAAGGCCTTCGATGGAATGGGCCTTCGGCCCACCCCATACAGCACGAGCTGAGGTGTTAGGTCCTCCCCTGCTGGCAGACACGAGGTGATCAGGGGGCCTGCTTCCTTCCACAGGTCCCTGGCGGCTCTGCACTCCCAGAGCATGTGCCTCACCGACTCTTCTTGGCCGCAGCCTGGTCGGGGGCACGCGGATGTCCTCGCCATGCCCCGTGAGTGCATAACGGCCCTGACCGGGAGGATCTCGTGGGCGACCATCCAGGACAGGTCCCGATGCCGATTCAGGAGAGCAGGATGGGCCACGTTGCGCCAAACCGTTGTGGGCTCACCTATAGCGAGCCCGCGCACTGGACACACTGGTTCCCGATCCTgcacaagagagagaagagagcggtgTTTTGTTAAAACCGTGACTGTTTCTTTTTCCAGTTTAAAATGTCTTAAAAACTTCTGGAGCTGGACGTAGTGCGGGGGTAGCAGGAAAGAGACTGGGGCTCGCAGGTCGACTGGGATCAGCCTCAGAGTCCTGAGGTAAGATCCCAGCCAGAACCGTGCGAGGGCCTGGGTCTTGTTGTTGACCGGGGAGGTGGCAAGAGTCAGATGTAACGCTGTGTAGCGGCTGCCCAGGAACAAGTAGAGGTCAGGCAAGCCTTTCCCCCCCTTGGACCTGGGCCTCTTGACCAcctccctcctcagcctctcccaCTTGCCTCCCCACAGGAAGTAAAAAAGCATCCGCTCCAGGTCTAAAATACTCCTTCGAGGGGGGATAAAAACAGAACTGATTAAtaaaagcacaggtaaaatcacaGCTTTAATGATTAAAACCTTGCCCTCAAAAGTCAGCTGTCGTAGTCCCCAAAAACCCAGTCTCTGTCTTACCGTCCCCAGGATTCCACTCCAGTTaccgctccctcctcccccccggTCAAACTTTACCCCCAGTACCCTTATGTCCGTCAGTTTAACTGTCAGAGGTAGTCTGGTCAAGTCTGGGTCTGCCCACGGTCCGAAGAATTGGgcctctgtcttgtctctgttcAGTCTCGCCCCAGAGGCTCGTCCGTACCAGTCAGTCCTGTCCAGAGTCCTGTCGACGGATAAAAGGTCGGTACATAAAATGTTGACGTCGTCCATGTAAAAGACGCACTTGGCGGTCATCCCCCCACTCCCCGGGATACCCACCCCACTGATCCCTTGGTCCCTTCTCAAGACCTGTGCCAGTGGTTCAATACAGGCCACGAACAGAAGGGGAGATAACGGACAGCCCTGACGGACGCCGCAGTGTACTCCCACTGCTTTTGACAGATGCCCATTTACAAGGATTTTGCTGGTGATGTCCCCGTACAGCAGTCCCACCCAAGCTAAGAACCTGTCCGGGAAACCCATTTTTTGCAGTACCTTAAAGAGGTACTGGTGCGAGACCCGATCAAAGGCTTTTTCAAAATCTAAATTTAGGACTACAAGCCGCATGTTTCTGTCTCTCGCATAACAGATGGCATCTCGGATCAGTATCAGGCTGTCCGTGATCTTCCTTCCGGGCACAGCACAGGTTTGGTCCGGGTGGATCACCTCCCCTAAAACAGAAGACATTCTGAGTGTTAAAACCTTGGTAAAAAGTTTACAATCAAAGTTTAAAAGGGTAATCGGTCTCCAGTTTTTCAGGTCCGTCCTGTCGTTTTTCTTGTGTAAAAGAGTCACGATCCCCACTCTAAAACTGTCGGGTAGTCTGTCGAGGTGTTCGAAGTCAGTAAAAACAGTCAGAAGTTCGTCGGCTAAAACATCCCAAAAGGTCAGATAAAACTCCAAAGGGAGGCCGTCCTCCCCCGGTGATTTACCCCTCTTAAAACGTTTCAGTCCTTGGTCGATTTCTGTCCTCGTCAGGTCTTTTTTCAGGTCGTCTGTATTGGGTAAGGTCTTGTCGATGTATGTTAAAAGGTCCCCCATTGTTCCCTCGCACACATCTTTTACCCCAAACAGTTCCCCATAAAAGTCCTCGACCACTTCCTTTATTCCCTCTGTATCTGTTTTTAAAACCCCGTCCTTGTTTCTCAATCCTGTCATAATCCTACCCTTACTAACTATTTTCTTAAAAAAGTACCTAGTGCACTTCTCCCCTTCTTCTAATTCCCTTTCCTTGCTTCTTAAAATAACCCCCTTGCTTCTCTGTTCTGCTAAAAGTGCCATTTCCTTCTTTACTTCTTTAATTTCTTGGTTAAAATCAAGGCCCTGTTGGCATAGGTTAAAATACCTTTCCAGTCGCTTTTGCAGTCCCACCATGCGTCTATCTTTTTCTCTGCTTTTTCCCTTTCCTATCTCTCTAAAGAAGGTCCTTGTCCTTTCCTTCACCATTTCCCACCACTGTGCTCGCGTGTCAAAGAAGTCCTGTAGCGTCTGCCACTGGCTGAACTGCTCTCTGTACTGACTAACTACTCTATCATCTTCTAGAAGGGAGCAGTTCAGTTTCCAGGGCCCTCTTCCCACAGTCACACCCGAAGATAGTGAAAGGGTGCACGTCAGCATTACGTGGTCTGAGAAGAAAGCAGGGGTTATTCTAGCATCAGTTGGGGGACAGTCCCGGGTAAACAGATAATCAATGCGAGAGGCTCTGGTGCCATCACCACTGGTCCAGGTGAAGCCCTCCTCTCTTGGATGCAGGGTTttaaaacagtcagtcagtttaAAATCCCTGCACAGCCCTTGCAATAAAACACTTGACCTGTCTACCTTAAAATCCCCTCCTGCCCCTCTCCTGTCTGCTCTGCTTAAAACGCAATTAAAATCCCCACCCACCACTAGAGGATCCCTCCCTAGCATGTGGGACTGCAGGTCCTCTAAAAGTGCACACCGGTCATGTTTATCGTTAAAACCATACACGTTTAGCATGTTAAAATCCCTCCCCATAAAAGTACAGTTGGCTAAAAGAGCACGCCCACCTAC of the Oncorhynchus clarkii lewisi isolate Uvic-CL-2024 chromosome 3, UVic_Ocla_1.0, whole genome shotgun sequence genome contains:
- the LOC139386528 gene encoding uncharacterized protein isoform X1 — encoded protein: MAFLLALFLLTPFMAFKITTINVRSVKTATRAQSVLSFLERFNSDVFLLQECGLPFLSSYRKWEDKWRHGPSIWSGSNFNKNDGVAILIKTPQVVVKGSTVVDREPVCPVRGLAIGEPTTVWRNVAHPALLNRHRDLSWMVAHEILPVRAVMHSRGMARTSACPRPGCGQEESVRHMLWECRAARDLWKEAGPLITSCLPAGEDLTPQLVLYGVGRRPIPSKAFTKLWPTLTCLKEALWSSRNLLVAKNVETTPQAVAMVATEALGWYGRKGASTPGEGSPTTP
- the LOC139386528 gene encoding uncharacterized protein isoform X2, whose protein sequence is MKWEDKWRHGPSIWSGSNFNKNDGVAILIKTPQVVVKGSTVVDREPVCPVRGLAIGEPTTVWRNVAHPALLNRHRDLSWMVAHEILPVRAVMHSRGMARTSACPRPGCGQEESVRHMLWECRAARDLWKEAGPLITSCLPAGEDLTPQLVLYGVGRRPIPSKAFTKLWPTLTCLKEALWSSRNLLVAKNVETTPQAVAMVATEALGWYGRKGASTPGEGSPTTP